Part of the Geobacter pickeringii genome, ATCGAGGGGAATCCGCTCCTTGCCTCTCTCGGCCGGCTCGGCCGGGAGTTTTCGGAGACCATCGTCGAGCTCAGCGCTACCGCCGGCGGCGAGGCCGACCTCTACCGCGGCGGGGACGACGGGACCCTGCTGGCGGCGATCCAGGACGACATCCTCAACCTCCGGGGTGGAGAGCCGCACCGCCCCAAGACGGCCATCGACGGGGGGGACCGCTCCCTCCGGCTCCATTCCTGCCACAGCCCGATGCGCGAGGTCGAGGTGCTCCACGACACCCTGCTCGCGTACTTCGAGGAGATGACGGATCTGGAGCCGCGGCAGGTCCTCGTGATGACGCCGGACATCGAGGCATATGCGCCGTATATCGCGGCGGTCTTCGACGGTTGCCAGGACCCGAAGAAACGGATTCCGTACACCATCGCCGACCGGAGCATCGGTGCGGGCGGGGGGCTCGCCGAGACGTTCCTGGCGATCCTCGATCTCCCCGGCAGGCGCTTTCCGGTCACGGCGGTCATGGAGATATTCGCCGCCGCTCCGGTGCACGAACGGTTCGGCGTCCGCGACACGGAGCTGGACCTCGTTCGCCGGTGGCTCGAGGAGACCCGCATCCGGTGGGGGATGGATGAGGAGGAGCGGCGCGCCGCCGGGTTTCCCCCCTTCCGGGAGAACAGCTGGCGGGCGGGGCTCGACCGGCTCCTCCTCGGCTACGCCATGCCCGACGAGGGGGGGCGCCTCTTCGACGGCATTCTCCCCTTCGATGCCATGGAAGGGGAGGGGCCGGCGATCCTCGGCAGGTTTCTCACCTTCGTTGAGCGGCTGCACGGGCTGCTGGCCGATCTCGAGCGGCCCCGTTCGCTGATGGAGTGGGAAGGGCTCTGCCGGCGGATTCCCGACGATTTCTTTGCGGCACCGGAGGAGTCGGGCTTCGAGATGGCGACGCTCCAGGGGATCCTCGACGAGGTGCGGGAGCTTCAGAGCGCGTCCGGATTCGGCGGCACGGTGGGGCTGCCGGTGATCCGCTCCTGGTTCCAGGGCCGCCTCCGGCGCGAGCAGCCCGCGGTCGGCTTCATGTCCGGCGGCGTCACGTTCTGCGCCATGCTCCCGATGCGGAGCATCCCGTTCCGGGTGATCGCCATGCTCGGGATGAACGACGATTCCTTCCCCCGGCAGAACCGCCCCCCCGGCTTCGACCTGATCGCCGCCGAGCGCCGCCCCGGCGACCGCTCGCTGCGCGACGAGGACCGCTACCTCTTCCTTGAGGCGCTCCTCTCTGCCCGCGAGCGGCTCATCATCAGCTCCATCGGCCAGAGCGTGCGCGACAACAGCCCCGTTCCGCCGTCGGTCCTGGTGGATGAGCTCCTCGACTATCTGGAGCGCCGGTACACCGACGGCACTCCCGGTTTCCCGGCATCGCTCGTGACGCGTCACCGCCTCCAGCCCTTCAGCCCGGCATACTTCACCGGGACGGAAGAGCTGTTCAGCTATGCCGACGAGGAGTGCCGGGCCGTGGCGAACCGGCTGCGGGGGAGCGTGCCGGCTCCCTCCTTCGTCGCGGAGCCGCTGCCGTCCCCTCCCGACGAGCTGCGTACCGTTACCCTCGGGAGCCTCCTTGCCTTTTTCGACAACCCGTCCCGCGCCTTCGTCCGCACCCGACTGGGGATTACCCTTGATGAAGCCGCTTCCCCCCTGGATGACCGGGAGCCCTTCGGCCTCGATTCCCTCGCCGCCTATGATCTGCGGCGCGAGCTGCTGGAGCGGGCGCTGGCGGGCGATGATCCGGCGGCACTCCTCCCCGTGGCCCGCGCCAAAGGGGTATTGCCCCCTGCCCGCCAGGGAGAGATGGCATTTCATGCCCTGGCCGCGGAGGTGACGGAGTTTGCCGGGCGGGTCGCCGGACTGAGGGGGGCGGGGGAGCCGCTGGAGCCCCTCGCCGTCGATCTGGCCATCGGTCCGTTCCGGGTGACGGGACTTCTGGACGGAATCCGGAGCGAGCGGCTTGTCCGCTACCGCTGCGCCCGCCTTTCGGGGCGCGACCAGGTGCGGCTCTGGATCGAGCATCTGGTGCTGAACGCCGTTGCCGAGACGGGGTACCCCACCGCCAGCGCCCTGGCCATGACCGACGGCTCCCTCTCCTTCGTGCCGGTGGCGGAGAGCCGCGCCTGCCTGGAGACGCTGCTGAACTTCTATTGGGACGGGCTCCGGACGCCGCTGCGGTTCTTCCCCCGCGCTGCCGCCGCCTACTCCAGGAAGTGGGAAATCGGGAGCGCCCGGACCACCTGGGGAGGGGAATTCAATCCCGAGGGGAACAATCCCTACTACCGGCTCTGCTACGGGGGGGAAGATCCCCTCGACGGGGAGTTCGAGCGGGTCGCCCGGGTCATCTTCGAGCCCCTCGCGCACCACCGGGGAGAATGAGCCATGGATGCCATGCTGACCTACGACAACCTGGGTATGGAGCTTGAGGGGGTGAACCTCATCGAGGCGAGCGCCGGCACCGGCAAGACCTACGCCATCGCCTGCCTCTTCCTGCGGCTGGTGGTGGAAAAGGAGCTGCTCCCGGAGCAGACCCTGGTGGTCACCTTCACCGAAGCGGCCACCAAGGAGCTGCGTGCCCGGATTAGGGAGCGGCTGCGGGATGCCCGCGACGCCTTCGCCGGCCTCCTCCCGCCGTCGCACATCGATCCGTTCCTCAAGGGGCTGGTCGCCAATGGCAACGGCGCCGGCCCGGGAACCACGGCCGCCATCGAGCGCCTCGACCGCGCCCTCCAGACCTTCGACTGCGCCGCCATCTCGACGATCCACGGCTTCTGCCTCCGGGCCCTCAAGGAGAACGCCTTCGAAAGCGGCTCCCTCTACGATACCGAGCTCGTCGCCGACCAGCGCGGGCTCCTGCAGGAAATCGCCGACGACTTCTGGCGCCGCTCCTTTTTCGGCGCCGATGCCGAGCTGCTGCCGGCGGCCCTGCGTGACGGATGGACCCCCGAGAAACTCGCCTCGTTCCTGCGCGGGAAGGTCGGCAATCCCGAACTCCTCCTCCTGCCGGCGTTCACCCCTGACGAGGTGGCGGCGCTTGCGGGGGAGGGTGGGGCAGTCTACGCCGCCCTTGCAGACCTCTGGCGCCAGCGCCGGGGGGAGATCGAAGCGATCCTCCACGAGCACAAGGGGTTGAGTCGTTCACGGAACAACTACCACCCCGACCTCGTGCCGCTCCTTCTGGCGGGGATGGCCACCTACGTGGACGGAGGGAATCCCTTCGACCTCCCCGCCGGCTTCGAGAAGTTCTCCGCCGCCTTCATGCGCGACAACCGGATGAAGAAGGCCGATCCGCCGGAGCACCGCTTCTTCGACCTCTGCGAAACGATGACCGACGTGGTGAGGCGCCGGCTCCTCGCCCTGCGGGGGAGCCTGGTGACCTTCGCCGCGGAGCGCCTCGCCGCGCTGAAGGGACGGCGGAACATCCGCTTCTTCGACGATCTCCTTGCCGATCTCTATCGCGCGCTGGAGGGGGGGACGGGGGACGAGCTGGCGTTGCGCCTGCGCCGGCAGTACCGGGCAGCTCTCATCGACGAGTTTCAGGACACCGATCCGGTCCAGTACCGGATCTTCCGGCGCATCTACGCCGACGGCACGGTCCCCCTTTTCCTGATCGGCGACCCGAAACAGTCGATCTACGGCTTCCGCGGGGCGGACATCTTCGCCTACCTGGAGGCCCGGGCCGACGTGCCGCCGGAGCGGCGGTTCACCATGGACCGCAACTGGCGCTCCACGCCGGAGATGGTAAAGGCGGTGAATCATCTTTTCGCGCAGCGCGCCGACCGCCCCTTTGTGGTGGAGGATATCGGCTATCCCAATGTTGCCGCGGCCCGGGAGGGGCACCCCCTGTCTCTTGAGGGGCGCGACCGTGCGCCGCTGCAGTTCTGGTTTCTGGAGCGGACTGGGGACGACGGCGCCAGCATCGGGATCGCCAAGGCGCGGCAGCGAATCGTTGCCGCGGTGGCGGGGGAGATCGCCTCTCTCCTTGCCGACGGACGCGCCGGCACGGCAACCATCGAGGGCGAACCGCTCGTGCCGGAGGATATTGCGGTGGTGGTTCGAAGCCACGGTCAGGCGGCCCTCGTCCGCGAGGCCCTGGCGGGGTTCGGCATTCCGTCGGTGGTCCAGAGCACCGGGAGCCTCTTTGACACCGATGCGGCGCGGGACGTCCTGCGCGTGATGCAGGCCGTTGCCGAGCCTGGCCGGGAATCCCGGGTGCGGGCCGCCCTCGCCACGTCGCTCTTCGGCGTCCCGGCCATCGGGATTGCCCGGCTGCTGGACGACGAGAAGGGGTGGGAGGGGCGGCTGGCGGCATTTCGCACCTACCACGAGCTCTGGCAGACGCGCGGCTTCATGACGATGTTCCGGACGCTTCTGGCCCAGGAGGGGGTGCGGGAGCGTCTCCTGCCGCTGGAGGACGGCGAGCGGCGCCTCACCGACATCAACCACTGCAGTGAGGTGGTCCACGGCGCCGCCGTGGCGGGGGGTCTCGGCATGGACCGGCTCTGCGCCTGGTTCGGCGAGCGGGTGAGCACCCCTCCCGAGGGGGAGGAGTACCAGATCCGCCTCGAATCGGACGAGAAGGCGGTGCGGATCGTCACCGTCCACGTCAGCAAGGGGCTCGAATATCCCATTGTCTTCTGCCCCTTCGCCTGGGGCGGGGTCCGGGACGACGACGGGATGGCGGTCTACCACGACGGGTACCGCATGGTGGCCGATTTCGGATCTGATCGGCTCGACGAGCACCGGAGAAAGGCGCGCACCGAGAACCTTGCCGAAAACCTGCGCCTCCTCTACGTTGCCCTCACCCGGGCGAAATACCGCTGCTATCTCGCCTGGGGGAAGATCCGGTATGCCGGGACCTCGGCCCCGGCCTATCTGCTCCACCCCCCCGCCGGCGGTGACGCCGCCGATGTGGCGGCTGCCCTGGCGGAGGCGTTCGAGAAGCTCTCCGACGCCACCTTGGTGCAGCGTCTTGCCGACCTGCGCCAGGGTAACGAGGCGCTCCTCACCGTCACCGTCAACCCCGAGCCGGCGGGGGAACGCTATCGGGGCGACCGCGGCATCCCTTCCGCCGCCGTCTGCCGCCAGTTTCGCGGGCGGATCGACGGGGAGTGGCGCGTTGCCAGCTTTACCTCCTTTGTCGCCCGCCACCGGCCGGAGGAGGAGCTCCCCGACCGCGATCAACGGGACGGAGGTGCTGCGGAGCCGCCGGAGGCAGAGCGTTCCGTCCCGCCGCCGGATTCGATCTTCGCGTTCCCGCGCGGGGCCCAGGCCGGTATCGCGCTCCATGCCATCTTCGAGAAACTCGACTTTGCCGGGGCCGACGAGGGTGCGGTTCGCGGGGTTGTGGCGCGCCAGCTCGAACGGTACGGATTCGACGCCGCGTGGTGCGGGCCGGTCTGCGCTCTGGTTTGGAACGTTTTCCGGGCTCCTCTCGCGGATGCGGAGGGGACCGGGTTCCTTGCCGCCCTGAAAAAGGGCGAATGGATTCCGGAGCTGGAATTCTACGTTCCTCTCCGGTTCGTCACCTCGGAGAGGGTGGCGGAGGTGCTGCGGCGGTGGGGGGGGCTCCCCGGCGGCGCCAGTCTGGCGGAAGTCGCGGACCGCCTCGATTTCAGGCCGGCGCGGGGGATGGTGCGGGGATTCATCGACATGGTCTTTCGCCACGGCGGGCGATATTACCTGATCGACTGGAAGTCGAACCACCTCGG contains:
- the recC gene encoding exodeoxyribonuclease V subunit gamma, yielding MPLNVYTSNRMEELVARLGDVLGARPLADPFSSEVLVVQSRGMQRWLAMELATRFGVWANARYPFPNAFVQELFTAAVPGAGDLSPFDPAVMTWRVMETLPGFLDQPAFASIGGYLAGGERELKRYQLAGKIADTFDQYTIFRPEMLAGWERGREDHWQALLWRALATEGGLHRQRLREELFARLARRDVATLGLPERIAVFGVSYLPKFHLEIFSRIAPFTEVNLFVLSPCREYWADILPERVLARLTPEERTARIEGNPLLASLGRLGREFSETIVELSATAGGEADLYRGGDDGTLLAAIQDDILNLRGGEPHRPKTAIDGGDRSLRLHSCHSPMREVEVLHDTLLAYFEEMTDLEPRQVLVMTPDIEAYAPYIAAVFDGCQDPKKRIPYTIADRSIGAGGGLAETFLAILDLPGRRFPVTAVMEIFAAAPVHERFGVRDTELDLVRRWLEETRIRWGMDEEERRAAGFPPFRENSWRAGLDRLLLGYAMPDEGGRLFDGILPFDAMEGEGPAILGRFLTFVERLHGLLADLERPRSLMEWEGLCRRIPDDFFAAPEESGFEMATLQGILDEVRELQSASGFGGTVGLPVIRSWFQGRLRREQPAVGFMSGGVTFCAMLPMRSIPFRVIAMLGMNDDSFPRQNRPPGFDLIAAERRPGDRSLRDEDRYLFLEALLSARERLIISSIGQSVRDNSPVPPSVLVDELLDYLERRYTDGTPGFPASLVTRHRLQPFSPAYFTGTEELFSYADEECRAVANRLRGSVPAPSFVAEPLPSPPDELRTVTLGSLLAFFDNPSRAFVRTRLGITLDEAASPLDDREPFGLDSLAAYDLRRELLERALAGDDPAALLPVARAKGVLPPARQGEMAFHALAAEVTEFAGRVAGLRGAGEPLEPLAVDLAIGPFRVTGLLDGIRSERLVRYRCARLSGRDQVRLWIEHLVLNAVAETGYPTASALAMTDGSLSFVPVAESRACLETLLNFYWDGLRTPLRFFPRAAAAYSRKWEIGSARTTWGGEFNPEGNNPYYRLCYGGEDPLDGEFERVARVIFEPLAHHRGE
- the recB gene encoding exodeoxyribonuclease V subunit beta, with protein sequence MDAMLTYDNLGMELEGVNLIEASAGTGKTYAIACLFLRLVVEKELLPEQTLVVTFTEAATKELRARIRERLRDARDAFAGLLPPSHIDPFLKGLVANGNGAGPGTTAAIERLDRALQTFDCAAISTIHGFCLRALKENAFESGSLYDTELVADQRGLLQEIADDFWRRSFFGADAELLPAALRDGWTPEKLASFLRGKVGNPELLLLPAFTPDEVAALAGEGGAVYAALADLWRQRRGEIEAILHEHKGLSRSRNNYHPDLVPLLLAGMATYVDGGNPFDLPAGFEKFSAAFMRDNRMKKADPPEHRFFDLCETMTDVVRRRLLALRGSLVTFAAERLAALKGRRNIRFFDDLLADLYRALEGGTGDELALRLRRQYRAALIDEFQDTDPVQYRIFRRIYADGTVPLFLIGDPKQSIYGFRGADIFAYLEARADVPPERRFTMDRNWRSTPEMVKAVNHLFAQRADRPFVVEDIGYPNVAAAREGHPLSLEGRDRAPLQFWFLERTGDDGASIGIAKARQRIVAAVAGEIASLLADGRAGTATIEGEPLVPEDIAVVVRSHGQAALVREALAGFGIPSVVQSTGSLFDTDAARDVLRVMQAVAEPGRESRVRAALATSLFGVPAIGIARLLDDEKGWEGRLAAFRTYHELWQTRGFMTMFRTLLAQEGVRERLLPLEDGERRLTDINHCSEVVHGAAVAGGLGMDRLCAWFGERVSTPPEGEEYQIRLESDEKAVRIVTVHVSKGLEYPIVFCPFAWGGVRDDDGMAVYHDGYRMVADFGSDRLDEHRRKARTENLAENLRLLYVALTRAKYRCYLAWGKIRYAGTSAPAYLLHPPAGGDAADVAAALAEAFEKLSDATLVQRLADLRQGNEALLTVTVNPEPAGERYRGDRGIPSAAVCRQFRGRIDGEWRVASFTSFVARHRPEEELPDRDQRDGGAAEPPEAERSVPPPDSIFAFPRGAQAGIALHAIFEKLDFAGADEGAVRGVVARQLERYGFDAAWCGPVCALVWNVFRAPLADAEGTGFLAALKKGEWIPELEFYVPLRFVTSERVAEVLRRWGGLPGGASLAEVADRLDFRPARGMVRGFIDMVFRHGGRYYLIDWKSNHLGNRTEEYRRERLVREMERELYPLQYLLYTVALDRYLAARIPGYRYETHFGGVRYVFLRGVDPQRPELGIYRDTPPAALVKELGSLLIGSAGGNHAL